In a single window of the Uranotaenia lowii strain MFRU-FL unplaced genomic scaffold, ASM2978415v1 HiC_scaffold_353, whole genome shotgun sequence genome:
- the LOC129759981 gene encoding peptidyl-prolyl cis-trans isomerase FKBP8 isoform X1 has protein sequence MDAEKSSSSSFEDLSNINEQERAEMNSSTEQKEAASTSDNQSPELMDILGNGSLLKKVIREGTGERPEGRDIAIINYTGRLEDGTIVEEERNAMVQIDDVEVVQGLDMALKLMNVGEQAEVTVDARFAYGELGFKNENNPERTIPPNAKIIYIVELVSTNEEGDQQSNAARKETGNRKRLRGNFWMKRQEYNMAIQSYRRALEYLDESASAADGAGPEVSNADLQELLEDRMKVYNNLALAQLKIAAYDAALKSVDHVLQCQPNNAKALFRKGKILDAKGDTKGAISFLQKAATIDEDDKLIQSELSKLILKSKREARNEKDLYQKMLGHAQKLEQKSKSPPASQNRETSKLSSLFQFKLWGYLMGSILIGVAGVAIYRYNNRYF, from the exons ATGGATGCGGAAAAATCGAGCAGCAGTTCCTTTGAGGATCTGTCCAACATCAACGAGCAGGAACGGGCCGAGATGAACTCATCGACAGAGCAGAAAGAGGCAGCTTCTACATCGGACAATCAATCCCCAGAATTGATGGATATCCTTGGCAATGGATCCCTACTGAAAAAAGTCATCAGAGAAGGAACCGGAGAACGACCGGAAGGCCGCGACATTGCCATCATAAACTACACCGGTCGGCTCGAGGATGGCACCATTGTGGAAGAAGAGCGGAATGCAATGGTTCAAATTGATGATGTCGAAGTAGTGCAGGGTCTGGATATGGCTTTAAAGCTGATGAACGTTGGTGAACAGGCAGAGGTCACGGTAGATGCGAGGTTTGCTTACGGTGAACTCggttttaaaaacgaaaacaacCCGGAACGTACTATTCCACCGAATGCTAAAATTATTTACATTGTTGAGCTGGTTTCGACCAACGAGGAAGGTGACCAGCAATCGAATGCAGCCCGGAAAGAAACCGGCAATCGGAAACGGCTGAGGGGTAACTTCTGGATGAAAAGACAAGAGTACAATATGGCCATTCAGAGCTATCGAAGAGCTTTGGAATATTTGGATGAAAGTGCAAGCGCAGCTGATGGAGCGGGACCAGAG GTTTCAAACGCCGACCTTCAGGAACTACTTGAGGATCGCATGAAAGTGTACAATAATCTGGCACTGGCTCAACTTAAAATAGCTGCTTATGATGCTGCATTGAAATCTGTGGACCACGTACTCCAGTGTCAACCGAATAACGCAAAGGCATTGTTCCGGAAAGGAAAG ATTCTGGATGCCAAAGGCGACACCAAGGGTGCTATCTCGTTCCTGCAAAAAGCTGCCACTATCGACGAGGATGACAAATTGATACAATCG gaacTATCCAAACTTATTCTCAAATCAAAACGAGAGGCGCGTAACGAGAAAGACCTGTACCAAAAAATGTTGGGCCACGCGCAAAAGCTAGAACAGAAATCGAAAAGTCCTCCCGCTTCACAGAATCGAGAAACTTCCAAg CTTTCGTCTCTTTTTCAGTTCAAGCTGTGGGGCTATCTGATGGGATCAATTCTGATCGGAGTGGCCGGCGTAGCCATCTATCGGTATAACAATCGGTACTTTTAA
- the LOC129759981 gene encoding peptidyl-prolyl cis-trans isomerase FKBP8 isoform X2, producing the protein MDAEKSSSSSFEDLSNINEQERAEMNSSTEQKEAASTSDNQSPELMDILGNGSLLKKVIREGTGERPEGRDIAIINYTGRLEDGTIVEEERNAMVQIDDVEVVQGLDMALKLMNVGEQAEVTVDARFAYGELGFKNENNPERTIPPNAKIIYIVELVSTNEEGDQQSNAARKETGNRKRLRGNFWMKRQEYNMAIQSYRRALEYLDESASAADGAGPEVSNADLQELLEDRMKVYNNLALAQLKIAAYDAALKSVDHVLQCQPNNAKALFRKGKILDAKGDTKGAISFLQKAATIDEDDKLIQSELSKLILKSKREARNEKDLYQKMLGHAQKLEQKSKSPPASQNRETSKFKLWGYLMGSILIGVAGVAIYRYNNRYF; encoded by the exons ATGGATGCGGAAAAATCGAGCAGCAGTTCCTTTGAGGATCTGTCCAACATCAACGAGCAGGAACGGGCCGAGATGAACTCATCGACAGAGCAGAAAGAGGCAGCTTCTACATCGGACAATCAATCCCCAGAATTGATGGATATCCTTGGCAATGGATCCCTACTGAAAAAAGTCATCAGAGAAGGAACCGGAGAACGACCGGAAGGCCGCGACATTGCCATCATAAACTACACCGGTCGGCTCGAGGATGGCACCATTGTGGAAGAAGAGCGGAATGCAATGGTTCAAATTGATGATGTCGAAGTAGTGCAGGGTCTGGATATGGCTTTAAAGCTGATGAACGTTGGTGAACAGGCAGAGGTCACGGTAGATGCGAGGTTTGCTTACGGTGAACTCggttttaaaaacgaaaacaacCCGGAACGTACTATTCCACCGAATGCTAAAATTATTTACATTGTTGAGCTGGTTTCGACCAACGAGGAAGGTGACCAGCAATCGAATGCAGCCCGGAAAGAAACCGGCAATCGGAAACGGCTGAGGGGTAACTTCTGGATGAAAAGACAAGAGTACAATATGGCCATTCAGAGCTATCGAAGAGCTTTGGAATATTTGGATGAAAGTGCAAGCGCAGCTGATGGAGCGGGACCAGAG GTTTCAAACGCCGACCTTCAGGAACTACTTGAGGATCGCATGAAAGTGTACAATAATCTGGCACTGGCTCAACTTAAAATAGCTGCTTATGATGCTGCATTGAAATCTGTGGACCACGTACTCCAGTGTCAACCGAATAACGCAAAGGCATTGTTCCGGAAAGGAAAG ATTCTGGATGCCAAAGGCGACACCAAGGGTGCTATCTCGTTCCTGCAAAAAGCTGCCACTATCGACGAGGATGACAAATTGATACAATCG gaacTATCCAAACTTATTCTCAAATCAAAACGAGAGGCGCGTAACGAGAAAGACCTGTACCAAAAAATGTTGGGCCACGCGCAAAAGCTAGAACAGAAATCGAAAAGTCCTCCCGCTTCACAGAATCGAGAAACTTCCAAg TTCAAGCTGTGGGGCTATCTGATGGGATCAATTCTGATCGGAGTGGCCGGCGTAGCCATCTATCGGTATAACAATCGGTACTTTTAA